CTGCTTTTACTGATAACAGCAACAAGAAATGAGAAATTGGATCTTCTTACCAAAATATCAAGTTTTCCAAACTGTGTCTTAACATACTCTGCTAGAGAATCAATACTAGCAGAGTGAGTGACATCAAGCTGGTGAAAAGTCACCAAATCAGAGAGACCATAGTCTTTCAATTTCCCAATGGCTTCTTGGCCTCTGTTCTCATCTCTGGCTGTGAGCACCACCTTGACTCCATTTGAGGCCAACTGTTTAACTGTCTCAAACCCTATTCCTTTATTTGCTCCAGTAACAACAGCGTATCTTTCAGAAAAAACCACACACATATATAAGTACAATACTTTTTCTCTCCTGGTTTTGTAGATTGGtctttaattcaaattataaagtAAACAATCATGATAATTCTAGAAATTGAAAGAAGCTATTGCATTAGTTTCTGAAATGAAAAGAGTTTCAAACAAGTTCGTACACTTAGGTTTCCAAGTCacatttttaaacttttgaacTAATACCTCTGTAAATTTGTATTTTCAGGAAACCCTTTGACAGATGTTAGTTTCTATCAGTAAAAGATTCAAACTTCTTACCTATCCCTCCTTTTCATCAACTTTTACTGTCAAGTGAAGCTATTTTCAGGAacttagagactaatttaaCACTAACTTCAAATAAATTGGTGTTTATTCCAAGTTATAAGTGTGGTAAGTTGGAATAGTGTGGCCATGTCTAATGAAGAAAGCATGGCCTAAAGTGGTGCAATACTAACCTTAGTTTTGGCTCTGCCATAGAAATGCTGAAACTCAACGGATGTGTTAATAATGTTTGTGGTTTTCTCCAAAACCAAGTGCCAAATATAATGAAGTGTATGAGCTTGTTTTATAgctgatgttttttttttttttgcatagcTTCATTGATTTGGACACGAAcaatttttgtagtggtggtgGAACATTGGCGCAAGTGGCGACGTGGGTGCATCAACAACgtacaatttttttcatcattattCAGATATTTTTCAGATATATTATGATTTGTGTTGGAAACAAAATAAGATATATGAAAGTGAGTGGTTAATACACATGCATATATATGGATTGAAAATAACTAAAGCttatatatttaagaatatttcatcattaaacattatattataaataattaatatatcaacATTCAATTCATAGAATCGCTTTTCATATAtctcttacaattttaaattgtaaCTGTAAAATTCTCTCACAATTTAATCAttgacaacaaaataaaaattctctTCAAAAttccatttcaaaattaaaaaaattgaacacataaatataagaactaagaaaaaatgttaaaccatcaatataaagataaaagatgacattaatttattattcataatcAATAGAAGATAATagacttaatttaaaaattgtgacaacatgataatttttataccaataaaaattattaaattaaaatatccatCACTAAATTAtgtttaggcttaaataccttttttgtcatcattttcgtagtgtttattgcggatggtccttattttcacagaatgtttagaatggtcctcattttcgcaattcgtgttttatttgatctttttctataacgtcgtttaaatcattaacggaacattaTACAGgtggcacgatttgtattagggtgtgttacatGTACTGTACAagtggctaattaacgttaatttttcaatttaggggaaattttgcaaatagggaaatttcttcattttcgtctttcttgagctcagatttgcagaggaagcaaCTAATGCttttcatttcatcattggattgcagttgcactcttcatttcaattttccaattaatcatcatcaacgaggtaaatgagtttagggttttctgggttgtgtttgctcgtgggttagggttttcgtaattctatttttgggtttgtttgtctttcgattgttgtgatgttctgcatggtttctaaattacttccatgattttgtgtagtttgtgtCTGTAGGTGGGGTTCAGTGGGgtattattttagttggtttgGTTGTTGGTTGTCGATGTTGGTGTAATGGTccccattattttatttgtaattgattgtaGCAGTGGTCCCCCATTGCGTTAAAGTAGGCTTAATAATACATCTTTTTTATCTGTTTAATTTACTTTAGGGCAATGAGTGATGATAGGTTCGATGTTATTGTCCACCACGGTGGTGAAGTAGAAGCCCATGAAGAGGCTGCTGAAGTAGAGATTGGGGATGCCAGTGGTCTGAATAGTGATGTTGAAGTGGGAGGTGAAATTGAAGTGGAAACTATGCCTGAAAGTGATGATTTTAGCAGaggtaaatttgaaaatagagcACGTCATTATCTGATGATGAATGGCATTCAGAAGAATCACTTAGTGGGCCAGATAGCGAGAGTGAAACAGCTAGGGATGAAGAAAACAATGATGAAAGGACAGGATGTGGTCCATTCCAGACATTTGTAATGCCAAAAAGTATGGCGGATTACAAATGGGAAGTAGGAACTGTTTTTCTAGACAACAACCACTTCAAGGATGCCATTAGGGCTTCTATTCATGCAGGGAGAAATCTGAAATTcttgaaaaatgataataagCGAGTTAGGGTTGGTTGTTTGGGTGCACAAAATAAATGTCAATGGTCCGCATATTGTTCCTATGTTCGTAGCCGTAAGATTTGGCAATTAAGGAAACTATTTGATGTTCATTCTTGTAGCAGAGAGTTCAAGATTAATATCATTAAAGCAAAGTGGCTTAGTGAAACCTTGGACCAAACTCTAATAGAGAATCCAAATCTAAAGATAAATGATGTAAGACAAAGGACTTTAAGAAAATGGAATACACATGTGTCAATATCAACAGCTCGTAAAGCAAGGGCAATAGCTGCAGATATAGTAGATGGGTCATTTAAAGAGCAATATAAAAGAATCTACGACTATGCACATGAATTACTAAAATGTAATCCTGGATCAACTATAAAAATCAAAGTGGAAAATGATAATGATGAAGCAATTTTTCAGAGGTTTTACTCCTGTTTAAAAGCATGTAAAGATTCCTTTGTCTTCTGTAGACCCATCATAGGTTTGGATGGttgttttttaaaaggaaaatacggAGGTGAGTTGTTGAGTGTTGTGGGTAGAGATGCTAATGATCAGTTACTGCCCTTAGCGTATGCTGTTGTGgaagttgaaaataaagaaacttggacatggttcttggaattgcttATTGGTGATCTTGGAGGTATTGACGTGTGTGGGACAATGACCTTTATGTCTGACCAACAAAAAGtatgtttaatatatgttaaatttattaatttttgtttaatgttgtAAGTACTAATAATCTTATCATTGCACAGGGATTAGTGTCTGCCATTCAGGACCTATTACCGACTGTTGAGCATAGGTTTTGCATGAGACATTTGTATGCAAATTTCAGAAAAAGATTCTCTGgccaaaaattaaagatactcATGTGGAAGGCTGCTAGGAGCACACACCCAGCAGTTTGGGAAAGAGTGATGTTAACaattaaagagttaaatattgATGCTTACAGATATCTTATTGTCATACCTCCAAGGTATCTCTACTGTACAAATACCTGATTTCTATACAAATACCTGATTTCTGTACAAATACCTGGATTTTGTACAAATACCTTATTTCTGTACAAATACCTGATATCAATACTGACATTATTATTTATGCAGGTTCTGGTCCAAGTCTAGATTTAGTGGTCGAGCCATATGCAACACAATTGTCAACAATATGAGTGAAGCTTTTAATAGTGTCATAGTGGATGCAAGAGGCAAACCCATAATCACCATGCTTGAGGAAATCAGAGTTTATTTAATGGAAAGGTGGGTCACCAAGAGAAAAAAAGTTACAACTTTTGAAGGAAACATTTGCCCCAAGGTCCTTGACAGACTACATAAAGAAAAGGAGTTAACCAAATATTGGATCCCAAGGTTagatttttgtcttttttttaacACAATCAACTTATTTGTGTACTGATATGTGTAATGATATTTGCAGCTGGTCGGGAGAAAAGCTATTTGAAGTGAGGCACATATCCATGATTGGAGATAAGTACACGGTGGATGTGGATGCTCAACATTGCAGCTGTAGGAAATGGCTTCTGACTGCTATCCCTTGCTGCCATGCTATTGCAGCAATGAATTTCATCAATGTCAATGCTGAGGACTCCATACCAATCTGTTTCAGGAGATCCACCAATGAAGAAAtatatcaatccatcatctttccAGTCAATGGTGAAGTCTTATGGGAAAGAACTCCCTACCCTGACGTCCATCCACCACATAAGAGGATCTTACCAGGAAGACCCAAGAAAAAAGAAGGTTGGAAGAGTGGGAGTTGAGAAAGGATAACACACAAATCAGCAAAGGaggtcatagaaaaaaaatgtagcatatgcCGTCAGATTGGACATAACAGGAACAATTGCCCAGATAAGCCTATGGATGAGCAGACTACAACACCTGCTGAGATTGCACCAGATGCCCAACCTgttgagaatgcaccaactgctgaGAATGTACCAACTGCTGAAATTgttgagaatgcaccaactgtTGAAACTCAAATaactcaaccaccaaggaatgaagtggagagtcaagcaaccccactaccaacaccagaagaaccatctcagcagtttatgatgaaattacagattaggaggaggccatgatagcaactacaaacgtcttagttattttttagaatttctgatgtagaattcattattgatgtactgtattttgactttccttaaacttcgttcagtttcacttttgccaaacattgatgtagtgcattttgatgaggatgaattaatgttatgaatttaacttcttccacacttatatcaatttaatttttcccaaacttaaatcaatatcacttacttcaatctcaaattaagatgtcattttgaacatgttgagactaatatcaacataatcaaactaattcatttcttcatttaacaatagtacaaaacagattggactttaaaagattacacacaataacagtacgaataatacaataacaacacaagtgaaccaTATTATtaattgcagcctcttctcggcaaccttcaatgacttctccaaatcattaatctgtctcatttgtgtcatgatgatgacatccttttcatcaataccaccatttgaaaaagttgcagcccacattattggaatcaccactctgtaaatcaataaaccaaaaattaaaaccaatttattattaacacaaaaataaaaacagattgtacccaaaattttctaccaatattctttggagttcttccATCCTCAAAGCTGCCATCTCTCTGCAACTACAAATCAGGATTAATTtgtttctcgttgaaccaccaatagtgcacgaagtgatacaacacggttgcctccaacgattacaaccagaggtaaaggaagaagattgaaatcgtaacatacctatataatgggattgcaggaagaagaagattgcagcagcaccaatgaggaccattctaaacattcggtaaaaatgaggaccattttaaacattctgtgaaaatgaggatcatccgcaacaaacactacgaaaatgaggaccaaaaaggtatttaagccattATGTTTAATATGTTGATTCTTAATATGTATATAGGCTCCAATGTAAGTTTTACAAATTGTCATGGGCTTAAGCTATCATCTCTATTTGTCTTTTCATCCTCTTGCCCActacttaaatatttttgttttcttttttcttcttctgtgtAAAggatgtaaaaattaaaatttattatcattataaaaaaattattaaataataatcaaatttaaaaaaaatagtcattatattaaataagttaaacatcattttataaattaaaaattattgacatataaataatttctattattaataaaaaaaattatacttaattaatttataaattagaatcTAAACTAGTTTCTAACATTATTATCAAggttttaattgattttagtttcttttaagtgattttctATAACACAAATCAAAAGTTATGAACAACAAATAGTTAATCTATAGGTTCCTAAAAACATCAAGTGTTTCGAACATGTCAAACAAGAAATATTAGATggaaacaaaatagaaaagaaaacatgaaggaAACTAAATTGTAAAGTATTATACACAGAAAATATGTATTACTCAgcattttaaaaagattaacaTAACTGTGTATATAGAACTAAgtcaattcataaaataattaagaaaacatCTTCTAGGAATTCTTCATCTTAACACAGCTAAATATAAACTGGTTGACGATTTTCTGCTATCTTATTAAGTCAATTATAATTCAGAATCAAAACATCATAAGGACTTTTGATCATGCTAAGTGATCAATGTGAGAATCAAAGTCTAGAACTGGCATGTATTCTTCAGCAATTATGAATCTATcatggaaaagaaagaaattaattattgaacaTAAAATATCCTCTTCTGGATTTCTCCTCTAGCTCTTACTAATAATCTCTTCCTTCTTTTATTCCTAATTCCTAACAGTGACACAGATATAAGGGTAagaacaatatcatcaacaggAACATTCTCTAGTGTTTGTTCTTGAATCTGCACCATCTATAAGCTTTTTTAATGATTCAAAAATTTGACATTTCTTGCCTACTATAGAAGAAGCCAGAAGGGGAACCATTGGGAAGCAATGCTAATCTCACAACACTAGCAGCACCTTGATCAACAGATAAGAAACCAGTGTTTCTGTTTATGTCTGTTTTTACAAAACCAGGACACACACAATTGATGCAGAAGTTTGGATACTTCTTTGCTAGAATCCTTGTGTATGAATTCATGGCTGCTTTTGAGACCATATAGGCAGATAAGAAGGTTGGCCAACCTTTGTTTCTGAATGAACCTTCTTCAAAGTCTTTCATAAACTCTTTCAGTACCTCATCTATTCTATCTTCTGTAAGATTTTCAGCATCATCAAACACCCCTTTTGCCATTTTGTTTGCAATCCCCTGAAACATCACCACATCACAGTTTTTCCAATGTTAAGAGTTTTGAGAACTGATAAAATCATGTTATGGCACTCTTGTACCTTTAACAACCCTGCTTGGGAAGAAACATTAACAATCCTAGGTGAGTTGGATAGTTTCAAAAGGGGAAGAAATGCCTCAGTTGTTTCCTTTGCACCATAGTAGTTTGTTCTTACACACTTTTCTGCCATTTCATAAGTTTGAGTAAGTTCCCTCCAGTTAATTGTTGATCCTTGCTGCATACATGTAGAAGAAACTCAGCTTCAATAAAGTTTTTACATATACCATAAATCTCttacattaacaaaaaaatgcACACTGACCATTTCATATGGATTGACACCACTGATTCCTGCATTGTTCACCTGTAC
This region of Vigna unguiculata cultivar IT97K-499-35 chromosome 5, ASM411807v1, whole genome shotgun sequence genomic DNA includes:
- the LOC114183121 gene encoding uncharacterized protein LOC114183121, which encodes MTEPKPRYAVVTGANKGIGLESVNQLASNGVKVVLTARDERRGYEAIEILKECGLSELVLFHQLDVTHSASIYSLVDFVKTQFGRLDILVNNAGISGVNPYEMQGSTINWRELTQTYEMAEKCVRTNYYGAKETTEAFLPLLKLSNSPRIVNVSSQAGLLKGIANKMAKGVFDDAENLTEDRIDEVLKEFMKDFEEGSFRNKGWPTFLSAYMVSKAAMNSYTRILAKKYPNFCINCVCPGFVKTDINRNTGFLSVDQGAASVVRLALLPNGSPSGFFYSRQEMSNYWYGVLSIDIDEIHCCNSMAARDSSQKPFPTAAMLSIHIHRVFVQKSGICIEIRYLYSRDTLELLPLLYELLILTHVYSIFLKSFVLHHLSLDLDSLLEFGPRHSFHFNFTSHFNITIQTTGIPNLYFSSLFMGFYFTTVVDNNIEPIITHCPKNKLIHFIIFGTWFWRKPQTLLTHPLSFSISMAEPKLRYAVVTGANKGIGFETVKQLASNGVKVVLTARDENRGQEAIGKLKDYGLSDLVTFHQLDVTHSASIDSLAEYVKTQFGKLDILVNNAGISGVNLDEVEEGSKFSWEELTQTYAMVEECLTTNYYGAKKVTEAFLPLLQLSNSPRIVNVSSQGGLLKLIANEWAKGVLNDAENLTEEKIDEVLKEFIKDFKEDSLKTKGWPTFLSAYMVSKAAMNSYTRILAKEHQNMIINSLCPGFVKTDINKNSGILSVDEGAASVVRLALLPDGSPSGLFYVRQELSNF